The Dyadobacter subterraneus genome window below encodes:
- a CDS encoding GMC oxidoreductase produces the protein MTDPSQNSVQDSNSTNYFDAIVIGSGISGGWAAKELCEKGMKTLVLERGRNVEHNKDYPTAHLNPWDFEHRGNLTKKFLDDNPLISKAAGFGDDTKHFFVQDKDHPYVQEKPFDWIRGYQVGGKSLTWGRACQRWSEFEFTAPERYGYGIGWPIGYKDVAPWYSHVEEFIGVCGNKDGLESMPDGEYLPPFELNCVQKVVQEKINENYKDRHLVHARWAHLTKPKEIHIQQGRGGCQARNLCMRGCPYGGYFSSVSSTLPWAEKTGNLTIRPHSVVHSIVYDEKTGKASGVKIIDANTKEVHEYFAKVIFLNASALNSNLVLLNSKSKRFPNGLGNDSGVLGKYIAFHNYRASVAGDMPGFEDKYYFGRNPTEPILANYRNLHKQDTDYVGGFTTFMGAYRTRGNEKSVSTFGKDFKEEMSKPGGWKVYMYMQGETIPKATNQVTLSSDKKDQWGIPLLVTSVGYDDNDEKMIRDFLKESAEMLEKSGCTNISQHDNKQAPGLDIHEMGGCRMGKDPQTSMLNEHNQLHHCQNVFVTDGACMTSTGNQSPSLLYMALTARAVDFAVNKMKEGNL, from the coding sequence ATGACAGATCCATCACAAAATTCAGTTCAGGATTCAAATTCTACGAATTATTTCGATGCAATCGTAATCGGTTCAGGTATAAGTGGTGGCTGGGCTGCCAAAGAATTGTGTGAAAAAGGAATGAAAACGCTGGTTTTGGAGCGCGGTAGAAATGTGGAACACAATAAAGATTATCCAACAGCACATTTAAATCCCTGGGATTTTGAACACCGTGGAAATCTGACAAAAAAGTTTCTGGATGATAATCCACTTATCAGTAAAGCCGCTGGTTTTGGAGATGATACTAAACATTTTTTTGTACAGGACAAAGATCATCCTTATGTACAGGAAAAGCCGTTTGACTGGATCCGTGGTTATCAGGTAGGAGGGAAGTCGTTAACCTGGGGACGGGCGTGTCAGCGCTGGAGTGAGTTTGAATTTACCGCACCCGAAAGATATGGATACGGAATCGGCTGGCCGATTGGATACAAAGATGTAGCGCCCTGGTACTCACATGTGGAAGAATTTATTGGTGTTTGTGGAAATAAAGATGGTCTGGAATCGATGCCCGACGGAGAATATTTGCCGCCATTCGAATTAAACTGCGTCCAAAAAGTTGTTCAGGAAAAAATCAATGAAAATTATAAAGACCGGCATCTGGTTCACGCAAGATGGGCGCATTTAACAAAACCGAAAGAAATCCATATTCAGCAAGGCAGAGGCGGATGCCAGGCCAGGAATTTATGTATGCGCGGTTGTCCATATGGCGGGTATTTCAGTTCGGTAAGTTCGACTTTGCCTTGGGCGGAAAAAACCGGGAATTTGACAATTCGCCCACATTCAGTAGTTCATTCCATAGTTTATGATGAGAAAACCGGAAAGGCAAGTGGCGTTAAAATCATTGATGCGAATACAAAGGAAGTACATGAATATTTTGCCAAAGTTATTTTCCTGAATGCTTCTGCCCTAAATAGTAATCTCGTTCTGCTGAATTCCAAATCAAAACGTTTTCCAAATGGTCTCGGAAATGACAGTGGTGTTTTAGGAAAATATATTGCCTTTCACAATTACCGTGCTTCGGTGGCAGGCGATATGCCGGGTTTTGAGGATAAATATTATTTCGGAAGAAATCCAACCGAGCCGATTTTAGCTAATTATCGCAATTTACATAAACAGGATACCGATTACGTCGGCGGTTTTACCACCTTCATGGGTGCATACCGGACACGCGGAAATGAGAAATCTGTTTCAACTTTTGGCAAAGATTTCAAAGAAGAAATGTCAAAACCCGGAGGTTGGAAAGTGTATATGTACATGCAGGGAGAAACGATTCCGAAAGCTACGAACCAGGTTACCCTTAGTTCTGATAAAAAAGATCAGTGGGGAATTCCGCTTCTGGTCACTTCGGTAGGTTATGATGACAATGACGAAAAAATGATCCGCGACTTTTTGAAAGAAAGTGCGGAAATGCTGGAAAAATCAGGTTGTACCAACATTTCCCAACATGATAACAAACAAGCTCCCGGACTGGATATTCACGAAATGGGTGGTTGCAGGATGGGAAAAGATCCCCAAACTTCCATGCTGAATGAGCATAACCAGCTGCATCATTGTCAGAATGTATTTGTCACCGATGGCGCCTGCATGACGAGTACCGGAAATCAAAGTCCGTCGTTGTTATACATGGCTCTGACCGCACGTGCGGTGGATTTTGCCGTTAATAAAATGAAGGAAGGAAATTTGTAG
- a CDS encoding YccF domain-containing protein — translation MNLIGNIIWLIFGGFVVALEYFIAGFVLCCTIIGIPFGIQCFKIGILTLMPFGREVREVPGQTGCLSTIFNLIWIFIGGIWIALTHLIFGILLAITIIGLPFAKQHFKLMSLSFTPFGKDIY, via the coding sequence ATGAATTTAATCGGTAACATTATCTGGCTTATTTTCGGCGGATTTGTCGTCGCACTTGAATATTTTATTGCAGGTTTTGTCCTTTGTTGCACTATTATTGGAATCCCTTTTGGTATCCAATGTTTCAAAATCGGGATATTGACGCTAATGCCTTTTGGAAGGGAAGTGCGGGAAGTACCCGGACAAACCGGCTGTTTGTCAACAATTTTTAACTTAATCTGGATTTTCATCGGTGGAATCTGGATTGCGCTTACACATTTGATTTTCGGGATTTTGTTGGCAATTACCATTATCGGATTGCCTTTTGCCAAACAACATTTCAAATTAATGAGCCTGTCATTTACGCCTTTTGGAAAAGATATTTATTGA
- a CDS encoding NAD(P)H-quinone oxidoreductase, giving the protein MKAVVITKPGGPEVLEIQERPIPDFKADDVLIKVFAAGINRPDVFQRKGNYPPPPGAPQDIPGLEVAGTIERIGSEVKNWKVGDAVCALLAGGGYAQFAVVNAQHCLPMPKGFSYVEAASLPETVYTVWHNAFQKGKLQSGENLLVHGGSSGIGITAIQIAKGFGAKVFATAGSDDKCEACVSLGADLCINYKKEDFEDVLKSEGVDVILDMVGGDYIPKNLRLLCVDGRMVFINTMKGNKAEGVDFRLIMKNRLTITGSTLRNRDVTFKADLTKEILENVWPLLENGKFKPVIYREFPLSEAGKAHELMESSDHIGKIILTNSW; this is encoded by the coding sequence ATGAAAGCAGTTGTCATTACGAAGCCGGGCGGACCGGAAGTTTTAGAAATCCAGGAACGACCGATTCCTGATTTTAAGGCAGATGATGTTTTAATCAAAGTTTTCGCAGCAGGAATTAACCGTCCGGATGTTTTTCAACGCAAAGGAAATTATCCGCCACCTCCGGGTGCGCCACAGGATATTCCTGGTTTGGAAGTAGCCGGAACAATTGAGCGAATTGGTTCAGAAGTGAAAAACTGGAAAGTTGGCGATGCTGTTTGCGCACTTTTGGCCGGAGGCGGTTATGCGCAATTTGCCGTTGTGAATGCGCAGCACTGTCTGCCTATGCCGAAAGGTTTTAGCTATGTTGAGGCTGCTTCATTGCCGGAAACCGTTTACACCGTTTGGCATAATGCATTTCAAAAAGGAAAATTGCAAAGCGGAGAAAATCTTTTGGTCCATGGCGGAAGCAGTGGAATTGGTATTACGGCAATTCAGATTGCCAAAGGTTTTGGTGCAAAAGTTTTTGCTACGGCCGGTTCTGACGATAAATGTGAAGCCTGTGTTTCGCTTGGTGCGGATTTGTGTATCAATTACAAAAAGGAAGATTTTGAAGATGTATTGAAAAGTGAAGGCGTCGATGTGATTCTGGATATGGTTGGCGGAGATTATATTCCGAAAAATTTGAGATTACTGTGTGTGGACGGTCGTATGGTTTTTATCAATACCATGAAAGGAAACAAAGCCGAAGGTGTAGATTTTAGATTGATCATGAAAAACCGGTTGACTATTACAGGAAGTACGCTTAGAAATCGGGATGTGACTTTTAAAGCTGATTTGACAAAAGAAATCCTGGAAAATGTCTGGCCGTTACTGGAAAATGGAAAATTTAAGCCGGTAATTTATCGTGAATTTCCATTGTCAGAAGCTGGAAAAGCTCATGAATTAATGGAAAGCAGCGATCATATTGGAAAGATTATTTTGACAAATTCCTGGTAA
- a CDS encoding CPBP family intramembrane glutamic endopeptidase, protein MRLKDLAKIILVCCLLANTISLIFITEWAQNILKNWPQAIVLGIIIFTFQAIILAGFVKPYFNEISFSTLFDGKKLLVALFMGFVVWTLAQIWVHYATGIPIHYPSSPRVKKYLFIFLLNSIPAALIEEFIFRFLPVQYAEKKEIPRQQLIGLAIGVAVVFSLSHVSAYVFRDHTDVSGLASPLISAFFYGMAYFFVYVVTDNIYFTTLIHAFSNNQLYLVNSPYNDSFYFYTLIFVTLVWFMRKETQRVRS, encoded by the coding sequence ATGCGATTAAAAGATTTGGCAAAAATTATTCTGGTATGCTGTCTATTAGCTAACACAATTAGCCTGATTTTCATTACAGAATGGGCTCAAAATATTTTAAAAAACTGGCCGCAGGCAATCGTTTTAGGAATAATCATTTTTACCTTTCAGGCGATCATTCTCGCCGGTTTTGTAAAACCTTACTTTAACGAGATTTCATTTAGTACTCTTTTTGATGGGAAGAAACTTCTGGTTGCCTTGTTCATGGGATTTGTAGTTTGGACGCTGGCTCAAATTTGGGTTCATTACGCTACTGGAATTCCTATCCATTATCCGTCATCGCCAAGAGTCAAAAAATACCTTTTTATATTTTTGCTCAATTCCATTCCTGCTGCTTTGATTGAAGAATTCATATTCCGTTTTCTTCCCGTTCAATATGCTGAGAAGAAAGAAATTCCAAGACAGCAATTGATTGGTCTGGCCATTGGCGTTGCCGTTGTCTTTAGCCTTTCTCATGTTTCGGCTTATGTTTTCAGGGATCATACGGATGTTTCAGGGTTGGCGTCGCCGCTCATCAGCGCGTTTTTTTATGGGATGGCTTACTTTTTTGTCTACGTCGTCACCGACAATATTTACTTCACAACCCTGATTCACGCATTCAGCAATAATCAATTGTATCTGGTCAATTCGCCTTACAACGATTCTTTTTATTTCTACACGCTGATTTTTGTTACACTCGTTTGGTTTATGAGGAAGGAAACCCAACGGGTTCGAAGTTAA
- a CDS encoding TetR family transcriptional regulator C-terminal domain-containing protein, with amino-acid sequence MATKIKEISAASITEMYIHYCLEHNENPKSVYLFCKRNGIVEKEFYTYFSSIEAIEKSVFISFHKLTLELMSKSTDNDLLSFREKLLTYYYTFFEILTANRSYVVFALKGDKSRLNGLMKLKEFRSYFKSFITASSQGYLKGKSERLQKLQQDGLEEGAWIQLLVTLRFWLDDESVGFEKTDLFIEKSIRATFDLIDITPLESVIDFGKFLIKEKLR; translated from the coding sequence ATGGCAACAAAAATTAAAGAAATATCAGCAGCGAGTATTACAGAAATGTACATTCATTACTGTCTGGAACATAATGAAAATCCTAAGTCTGTTTATCTGTTTTGCAAAAGAAACGGAATAGTTGAGAAAGAATTTTATACTTATTTCTCGTCCATTGAAGCGATTGAAAAATCTGTTTTCATCAGTTTTCATAAACTGACGCTGGAATTGATGAGCAAAAGCACTGATAATGATCTGCTTAGCTTCCGTGAAAAGTTATTAACTTATTACTACACATTTTTTGAAATTCTGACAGCCAACAGAAGTTATGTTGTCTTCGCTTTGAAAGGCGATAAAAGCAGACTGAACGGGTTGATGAAACTGAAAGAATTTCGGTCTTATTTTAAATCGTTTATCACCGCAAGCAGTCAGGGGTATTTGAAAGGAAAAAGTGAGCGACTTCAAAAATTACAACAGGACGGATTGGAAGAAGGTGCATGGATACAACTGTTGGTAACATTAAGATTCTGGCTTGATGATGAATCGGTTGGATTTGAAAAGACAGATCTTTTTATCGAAAAATCAATCCGCGCCACATTTGACCTGATTGACATCACACCACTGGAAAGTGTGATCGATTTTGGTAAATTTTTAATCAAAGAAAAATTACGGTAG
- a CDS encoding ABC1 kinase family protein: protein METIDSIPTSKIQRASKLITTGVKIGGNYLKYYGEKITNPESARDNLNTNNAEDIYDGLKNLKGSALKLAQMLSMEKSFMPQAYVEKFSLSQFSVPPLSAPLVIKTFRKYFGKSPLDLFDTFNPNAINAASIGQVHKATANGKELAVKIQYPGVAESITSDLALVKPIAMKMFNIQSKDSDKYFKEVETKLTEETNYILEIAQSKEIGDACAHIPNLRFPKYYEEFSSERVITMDWMTGIHLSEFVKTNPSQEAQNKIGQALWDFYMFQVHQLRKVHADPHPGNFLVDKDENLIAIDFGCMKEIPEDFYTPYFELAEKVNMNNPEIFRSKLFELEILTEKDTPEETAYFTKLFHEILTLFTEPFQVEEFDFADEVFFARLVELGEKYANDKNLRKMNVNRGSKHFIYINRTFFGLFSLLHELKAKVSINQYVSLT from the coding sequence ATGGAAACCATAGACAGCATACCTACTTCAAAAATTCAGCGTGCATCCAAATTGATTACTACCGGTGTTAAAATCGGCGGAAATTATTTAAAATATTACGGTGAGAAGATCACAAATCCTGAATCTGCACGGGACAATCTGAATACAAATAACGCAGAAGATATTTACGACGGCCTGAAAAACCTGAAAGGAAGTGCCTTAAAACTGGCTCAGATGCTTAGCATGGAGAAAAGTTTTATGCCGCAGGCTTACGTTGAAAAATTTTCGCTTTCTCAGTTTTCGGTACCGCCATTGTCGGCGCCTTTGGTTATTAAAACGTTCAGAAAATATTTTGGCAAATCGCCGCTTGATCTTTTCGATACGTTTAATCCGAATGCGATTAATGCTGCAAGTATCGGACAAGTACATAAAGCAACGGCTAATGGCAAAGAACTGGCCGTAAAAATCCAATATCCGGGCGTTGCTGAAAGTATTACTTCGGACCTTGCGTTGGTGAAACCGATTGCGATGAAAATGTTTAATATCCAGAGCAAGGATTCGGACAAGTATTTCAAAGAGGTTGAAACCAAGCTGACGGAAGAAACAAATTACATTCTGGAAATTGCACAAAGCAAGGAAATCGGGGACGCCTGTGCGCATATTCCAAACCTTCGTTTCCCAAAATACTACGAGGAATTTTCTTCGGAACGTGTGATTACGATGGATTGGATGACAGGAATTCACCTTTCAGAATTTGTTAAAACGAATCCTTCTCAGGAAGCTCAAAATAAAATAGGACAGGCGCTTTGGGACTTTTACATGTTCCAGGTTCACCAGCTTCGGAAAGTACATGCTGATCCGCATCCGGGAAATTTCCTGGTTGATAAGGATGAAAATCTGATCGCTATTGATTTTGGCTGTATGAAAGAAATTCCTGAGGATTTCTATACACCTTATTTCGAGTTAGCTGAAAAGGTAAATATGAATAATCCGGAGATTTTCAGAAGTAAATTATTCGAACTGGAAATTCTGACTGAAAAAGATACGCCGGAAGAAACGGCTTACTTCACGAAACTTTTCCATGAAATCCTGACTTTATTCACAGAGCCTTTTCAGGTTGAAGAGTTTGATTTTGCGGATGAAGTTTTCTTTGCAAGATTGGTTGAATTAGGAGAGAAATATGCGAATGATAAGAATCTTAGAAAGATGAATGTGAATCGTGGTTCCAAACATTTTATCTATATCAACCGTACTTTTTTCGGTTTATTCAGCTTGCTGCATGAATTGAAAGCGAAGGTTAGTATCAATCAATATGTCTCTTTGACATAA
- a CDS encoding GNAT family N-acetyltransferase, which translates to MQRILRTNSDNLDFVKLTSQLDIELCRIYNTNPEDYEEYNRITGLPTVVLAYEDEEPIGCGCFKIFNDKAVEIKRMFIKENQRGKGVASSILAALEIWAKELGYEEAVLETGKGQPNAINLYKKYGYQITENYNQYDDLEISVCLKKVL; encoded by the coding sequence ATGCAAAGGATACTAAGAACTAACAGTGATAACCTAGATTTCGTAAAACTCACAAGCCAATTAGATATTGAACTTTGCAGAATCTACAATACAAATCCGGAAGACTATGAAGAATACAACCGAATCACCGGCCTGCCTACCGTTGTCTTAGCCTACGAAGATGAAGAACCAATCGGTTGTGGCTGTTTTAAAATTTTCAATGATAAAGCAGTTGAAATCAAGCGCATGTTTATCAAAGAAAATCAAAGAGGAAAAGGAGTTGCATCTTCAATCCTTGCAGCGCTGGAAATTTGGGCGAAGGAACTTGGCTATGAAGAAGCTGTTTTAGAAACCGGAAAAGGACAACCTAACGCAATTAATCTTTACAAAAAATACGGTTATCAAATCACCGAAAACTATAATCAATACGACGATCTGGAAATCAGTGTGTGCCTCAAAAAAGTACTTTAA
- a CDS encoding PepSY-associated TM helix domain-containing protein: MKKVLHFLHLWLGIGSGIIVFILAVTGCIYAFQLEIQDATQSFRFVEPQNKPFLAPSEFKVIAEKALPNKKLHSVQYADKKTAAVITFFNFDPEYYYLMFVNPYTGEVLETRNMDTDFFRFILLGHYYLWLPPNIGQPIAASATLIFVIMLLSGLVLWWPKNKAALKQRFKVKWDAQWRRKNYDLHNVLGFYSIPIALIIACTGLIMGFQWFSKSVYWATSGGQTMTQFYEPESKGKPVLDKNTPAIDFLWKKTMAEYPAAQTIEMHYPETAKSTIAAVTNPIAGTYYKADYIYYDQYSLKPLPVTHNFGRYRDDINLANKIMRMNYDIHIGAIVGLPGKILAFIISAITASLPVTGFIIWWGRRKKSKKPKVRMGVKKELVKG; encoded by the coding sequence ATGAAAAAGGTCTTACATTTTCTTCATCTCTGGCTAGGAATCGGCTCCGGAATCATTGTATTTATACTGGCTGTAACCGGATGTATTTACGCCTTCCAGCTGGAAATCCAGGATGCAACGCAGTCATTCCGCTTTGTGGAACCTCAGAATAAACCTTTTCTGGCTCCGTCGGAATTTAAGGTAATTGCCGAAAAAGCACTGCCGAACAAAAAGCTCCATAGCGTGCAATATGCGGATAAAAAAACAGCCGCTGTCATTACTTTTTTCAATTTCGATCCGGAATATTATTACCTGATGTTTGTCAACCCTTACACGGGTGAAGTTTTGGAAACGAGAAATATGGATACTGATTTTTTCCGGTTTATTCTGCTGGGACATTATTATTTATGGCTGCCACCAAACATCGGACAACCAATTGCTGCATCAGCTACGTTGATTTTTGTCATTATGCTTCTATCCGGTCTTGTTCTTTGGTGGCCAAAAAATAAAGCCGCTTTGAAGCAAAGATTTAAAGTAAAATGGGACGCACAATGGAGAAGAAAAAATTATGACCTGCACAATGTGTTAGGTTTTTACTCGATTCCTATTGCATTGATTATCGCTTGTACAGGTCTAATCATGGGCTTTCAGTGGTTTTCAAAAAGTGTTTACTGGGCAACTTCTGGTGGACAAACCATGACACAATTTTACGAACCAGAATCCAAAGGCAAACCAGTTTTGGATAAGAATACTCCTGCCATTGATTTCCTTTGGAAAAAGACAATGGCTGAATATCCGGCGGCACAAACCATTGAAATGCATTATCCGGAAACAGCTAAATCTACGATTGCAGCAGTTACAAATCCGATCGCAGGAACATATTACAAAGCGGATTATATTTACTACGATCAGTATAGCTTAAAACCACTTCCTGTAACGCATAACTTTGGTCGGTATCGTGATGATATTAATTTGGCAAACAAGATCATGCGGATGAATTACGATATTCACATTGGTGCAATAGTCGGATTACCTGGAAAAATATTGGCCTTTATTATCTCAGCCATCACCGCCAGCTTGCCTGTAACCGGATTTATTATCTGGTGGGGAAGAAGAAAAAAGAGTAAAAAGCCGAAAGTAAGAATGGGAGTTAAAAAGGAATTGGTAAAAGGTTAA
- a CDS encoding TonB-dependent receptor — translation MKKLLSTITLVLAIWLISSNAFSQGTGRIKGIIRTSDGVGAEFVNVGLKGLSKGSTANSKGEYEIKNIEAGQYILIASFIGLETKEIAIDVKSGETTVVSDITLAENAKTFSEVVITAQGILQRESSEYVSKMNLKNLENSQVYTTITRELMKEQLVFSIDDALKNAPGISKMWEATGRSGDGGSYYNSRGFILQSKLRNGIAGNVSTKIDAANLESVEVIKGPSATLFGNALTSYGGLINRVTKKPYAKFGGEVAYSTGSFGFNRISADVNTPLDSAKKILLRVNTAYNYEGSFQDNGFGKMFTLAPSLSYKVNDKLSFNLDAEFYDGQNQGNTIIFFPFGGKISALGVNSADKLDIDYKRSYSRGDLSQKSRNTNFFGQMNYKISDNWTSSTNFTATNSYSDGVNPYFYLLSKSAVTGVSTDIGNGYLSRNDQATENSKDRVMEFQQNFNGDFKIAGMRNRFVGGLDFFHRVADQYFTGVTIDTIAATGDIPTYGQFNLNTLKAAYQAGKGFDYPYNFINNTYSAYVSDVLNITDQLIVSAGLRIDYFDNKGNYSIITGKRTGGYNQTAFSPKFGLIYMPIKDVVSIFANYQNGFTNQVGNSFDGKAFKPEHANQAEGGVKINAFNGKLTTTLSYYDIQVSNLIRADITHPNFSIQDGTQRSKGFEAEVIAHPLRGLNVVAGFAYNDSKYEKADEDVVGLRPATAMSPYLGNLWISYRIPEGMVRGLGFGFGGNYASDNKVVNTRSQGVFILPEYTILNGTVFYEQSKFRFGVKADNITDKKYWIGYSSINPQKLRSFTASVSFRF, via the coding sequence ATGAAGAAATTATTATCTACAATCACTTTGGTATTAGCCATTTGGCTGATTTCAAGTAATGCGTTTTCACAAGGAACAGGAAGAATTAAAGGAATAATCCGTACTTCTGACGGCGTTGGCGCTGAGTTTGTCAATGTTGGATTGAAAGGATTATCAAAAGGCTCAACGGCAAATTCAAAAGGAGAATACGAAATAAAAAATATTGAAGCGGGACAGTATATACTGATCGCTTCTTTCATCGGACTTGAAACGAAGGAAATTGCAATTGATGTAAAATCAGGCGAAACAACCGTTGTATCCGATATCACTTTGGCTGAAAATGCAAAAACATTCAGCGAAGTGGTCATTACCGCCCAAGGAATACTGCAACGCGAATCAAGCGAATATGTTTCCAAAATGAACTTAAAAAACCTGGAAAACTCTCAGGTTTACACCACAATCACAAGAGAGCTGATGAAAGAACAGCTTGTTTTCAGCATTGATGACGCACTTAAAAATGCGCCTGGTATCAGCAAAATGTGGGAAGCAACGGGTCGTAGCGGTGATGGAGGAAGTTATTACAACTCACGTGGTTTTATATTACAGAGTAAATTGAGAAACGGTATCGCAGGAAATGTTTCGACTAAAATCGATGCGGCAAATCTTGAAAGTGTTGAAGTAATAAAAGGTCCGTCGGCAACATTATTCGGAAACGCGCTGACTTCTTACGGTGGGTTGATCAACCGTGTTACTAAAAAACCATATGCAAAATTCGGTGGCGAAGTTGCTTATTCAACCGGAAGTTTTGGCTTTAACCGTATCAGTGCTGATGTGAATACTCCGCTTGATTCTGCTAAAAAAATTCTTTTGCGTGTAAATACGGCTTACAATTATGAAGGAAGTTTCCAGGATAATGGTTTTGGAAAAATGTTCACGCTTGCCCCAAGTTTGTCTTATAAGGTAAACGATAAATTATCTTTCAACCTTGATGCTGAATTTTACGATGGACAAAATCAGGGTAATACAATCATCTTCTTTCCATTCGGAGGCAAAATTTCTGCTCTTGGTGTAAATAGTGCCGATAAACTGGATATCGATTACAAACGTTCTTATTCCCGTGGTGATCTTTCCCAGAAATCAAGAAATACAAATTTCTTTGGTCAGATGAATTACAAGATTTCTGATAACTGGACTTCATCCACCAACTTCACAGCAACAAACAGTTACTCAGACGGTGTAAATCCATATTTCTACTTGCTTAGCAAATCAGCGGTAACAGGTGTGTCAACAGACATAGGAAACGGATATCTTTCACGTAATGACCAGGCAACGGAAAACAGTAAAGACCGTGTCATGGAATTTCAGCAAAACTTTAACGGTGATTTTAAGATCGCCGGCATGAGAAACCGTTTTGTAGGTGGTCTTGATTTTTTCCACCGGGTTGCAGACCAATACTTCACAGGCGTAACGATTGACACAATTGCGGCAACGGGTGATATTCCAACATACGGACAATTTAATCTGAATACATTGAAAGCTGCATACCAGGCAGGTAAAGGTTTTGATTATCCTTACAATTTCATCAACAATACATACAGTGCCTATGTATCGGATGTGTTGAACATCACAGATCAATTGATCGTTTCGGCAGGTTTGCGTATCGATTATTTTGACAACAAAGGAAATTACAGCATCATCACAGGCAAAAGAACGGGCGGTTATAACCAAACTGCATTCTCTCCAAAATTCGGTCTGATTTATATGCCGATTAAAGATGTTGTTTCCATTTTTGCTAACTATCAAAACGGCTTTACCAATCAGGTTGGAAATAGTTTTGACGGAAAAGCATTCAAGCCTGAACATGCTAACCAGGCAGAAGGTGGTGTAAAAATTAACGCATTCAACGGAAAACTGACTACAACTTTAAGCTATTACGATATCCAGGTTTCAAATCTGATCCGTGCTGATATTACTCACCCAAATTTCTCAATTCAGGACGGAACGCAGAGAAGTAAAGGTTTTGAAGCGGAAGTTATCGCGCATCCTTTACGCGGTTTAAACGTAGTTGCAGGTTTTGCTTACAACGATTCGAAATATGAAAAAGCGGATGAAGATGTGGTTGGACTTCGTCCTGCAACTGCGATGTCTCCATATCTTGGAAATTTGTGGATCAGCTACCGTATTCCGGAAGGAATGGTTCGTGGTCTTGGATTCGGATTTGGCGGAAACTATGCAAGCGATAACAAAGTAGTGAATACAAGAAGCCAGGGTGTTTTCATCCTGCCGGAATATACAATTTTGAACGGAACTGTTTTCTACGAACAATCGAAATTCAGATTCGGAGTGAAAGCGGATAACATTACGGATAAAAAATACTGGATCGGATATTCCTCTATCAATCCGCAAAAATTGAGAAGTTTTACTGCCAGCGTTTCTTTCCGGTTTTAA
- a CDS encoding RNA polymerase sigma factor produces MDNLKEILAGCRRKERQSQEKLYRQFYPVLFALCRNFFEDKHEIVTAINNGMMKVFKNLDQYDAAKGEFFNWMYTTVRNAALTLLRDKKTQHFDYDEINENMFFEARENPFQELEYDDIEVYMSQLPMATRRVSSLFYLDGFSVKEIAEALNISEGTVKWHLSESRSRLKIIFEKSI; encoded by the coding sequence TTGGACAACTTAAAGGAAATATTAGCTGGTTGCCGACGAAAAGAGCGTCAGAGTCAGGAGAAACTGTATCGCCAGTTTTATCCTGTCCTCTTTGCTTTATGCAGAAATTTTTTTGAGGATAAACACGAGATCGTAACCGCCATCAATAATGGAATGATGAAGGTTTTTAAAAATCTGGATCAGTACGATGCGGCGAAAGGCGAGTTTTTCAACTGGATGTATACAACGGTGAGAAATGCTGCGCTGACTTTACTTCGGGATAAAAAAACGCAGCATTTTGACTATGATGAAATTAATGAAAACATGTTTTTTGAAGCCAGAGAAAATCCATTTCAGGAACTGGAATACGATGATATTGAAGTTTATATGAGTCAGTTACCAATGGCAACCCGACGCGTTTCCAGCCTTTTTTATCTGGATGGATTTTCGGTTAAAGAAATTGCAGAAGCATTAAACATCAGTGAAGGAACTGTGAAATGGCATTTGAGCGAAAGTCGCAGCAGATTGAAAATTATATTTGAAAAGTCGATTTAA